In the genome of Rhodoplanes sp. Z2-YC6860, one region contains:
- a CDS encoding AAA family ATPase has product MAAAGGEGVEKLEDMIVRAAETTSQHVAAAKTAIGAVIFGQDKVVEQALITVLCGGHGMLVGVPGLAKTKLVEAMGTVLGLDARRIQFTPDLMPSDILGSEVLEEAPGGRRAFRFIPGPIFGQLLMADEINRASPRTQSALLQAMQEQHVTVAGSRHDMPKPFHVLATQNPIEQEGTYPLPEAQLDRFLMQIDVEYPDIEAERRIVFATTGLDEAKAQPAMTADELIAAQRLVRRLPVGESVVNAILTLVRSARPGPDAGDLGQSIAWGPSPRASQSLMLVARARALLDGRLVPSIDDVISMAEPVLKHRMALTFAARAEGETISGIIRKLTSRIG; this is encoded by the coding sequence ATGGCGGCAGCAGGTGGTGAAGGGGTCGAGAAGCTCGAGGACATGATCGTCCGGGCGGCTGAGACGACCTCGCAGCATGTCGCCGCGGCTAAGACCGCCATTGGCGCCGTGATCTTCGGCCAGGACAAGGTGGTCGAGCAGGCGCTGATCACCGTCCTGTGCGGCGGTCACGGCATGCTGGTCGGCGTTCCCGGCCTCGCCAAGACCAAGCTCGTCGAGGCCATGGGCACCGTGCTCGGCCTCGATGCCCGCCGCATCCAGTTCACGCCGGACCTGATGCCCTCCGACATCCTGGGCAGCGAAGTGCTGGAGGAAGCTCCGGGCGGCCGCAGGGCGTTCCGCTTCATCCCGGGCCCGATCTTCGGCCAACTCCTCATGGCCGACGAGATCAACCGCGCCAGCCCCCGCACCCAGTCGGCGCTGCTGCAGGCCATGCAGGAGCAGCACGTCACGGTCGCCGGCAGCCGGCACGACATGCCGAAGCCGTTCCACGTGCTCGCCACGCAAAACCCGATCGAGCAGGAGGGCACCTATCCGCTGCCCGAAGCCCAGCTCGACCGCTTCCTGATGCAGATCGACGTCGAATATCCCGATATCGAAGCCGAGCGCCGCATCGTGTTCGCCACCACCGGCCTCGACGAGGCCAAGGCGCAGCCGGCGATGACCGCCGACGAATTGATCGCGGCGCAGCGCCTGGTGCGCCGCCTGCCGGTCGGCGAGTCCGTGGTCAATGCAATCCTCACCCTGGTGCGCTCGGCGCGCCCGGGTCCCGACGCTGGCGACCTCGGCCAATCGATCGCGTGGGGACCGAGCCCGCGCGCCTCGCAGTCGCTGATGCTGGTGGCGCGCGCGAGAGCGCTGCTCGACGGCCGCCTGGTGCCGTCGATCGACGACGTCATCTCGATGGCCGAGCCGGTGCTGAAGCACCGCATGGCGCTGACCTTTGCGGCGCGTGCGGAAGGTGAGACCATCAGCGGCATCATCCGCAAGCTCACGTCTCGCATCGGATAA